Proteins from a single region of Desulfobacter postgatei 2ac9:
- a CDS encoding glycine--tRNA ligase → MAKPKKETTLMDKVVGLCKRRGFVYPGSEIYGGLANAWDFGPLGVELLKNLKEAWWKKFVTERIDMVGLDAAILMNPTTWEASGHVGSFSDPLMDCKKCKSRERADKLVENWQHDNGSDEQPANWAGEKTPPQDMLDFINAKNITCPQCGSLDWTLPKAFNLMFKTQQGVVEGEGKEIYLRPETAQGIFVNFKNIHTTSRKKIPFGIAQIGKAFRNEITPGNFVFRTREFEQMEIEYFCKPGTELEFHAFWKKFCMDWYLGLGVTPDNLRFRDHDQAELSHYSNATADIEYHYPFGWGELCGIASRTNYDLSQHMEYSSKDLQYFDEATREKYIPFVIEPSLGVQRSALVFLCDAYEEEEMKEGDTRVVLHLHNQLAPVKIAVLPLAKKIADNAKSVFDNLVRQLGLNMDFDVQGSIGKRYRRQDEAGTPYCVTFDYESLDDNAVTIRERDSMDQQRMKIEELVPFFREKFTY, encoded by the coding sequence ATGGCTAAACCAAAAAAAGAAACAACACTGATGGACAAAGTGGTTGGACTTTGCAAACGCAGAGGGTTCGTATATCCGGGATCTGAAATTTACGGCGGACTTGCCAATGCCTGGGATTTCGGTCCCTTGGGGGTCGAACTGCTTAAAAATCTCAAAGAGGCCTGGTGGAAAAAATTTGTCACCGAGCGTATTGATATGGTGGGCCTGGATGCCGCCATTCTCATGAATCCGACCACCTGGGAAGCCTCCGGCCATGTGGGCAGTTTTTCCGATCCCCTGATGGACTGCAAAAAATGTAAATCCAGAGAACGGGCCGACAAGCTTGTGGAAAACTGGCAACATGACAACGGATCTGATGAACAGCCCGCCAACTGGGCAGGGGAAAAGACCCCGCCCCAGGATATGCTAGATTTTATTAATGCCAAAAACATTACCTGTCCCCAGTGCGGCAGCCTTGACTGGACCCTGCCCAAGGCCTTTAATCTGATGTTTAAAACCCAGCAGGGTGTGGTTGAAGGCGAAGGAAAGGAGATCTATCTGCGCCCTGAAACCGCCCAGGGCATCTTTGTCAATTTTAAAAATATCCATACCACCTCACGCAAAAAGATCCCCTTTGGCATTGCCCAGATCGGCAAGGCATTCAGGAACGAAATTACACCCGGCAACTTTGTATTCAGGACCCGTGAATTTGAGCAGATGGAAATTGAATATTTCTGTAAACCTGGCACCGAGCTTGAGTTCCATGCCTTCTGGAAAAAATTCTGCATGGACTGGTACCTGGGCCTGGGCGTTACCCCGGACAACCTTAGATTTCGCGACCATGACCAGGCGGAATTGTCCCATTACTCCAATGCCACGGCCGATATTGAATACCACTATCCCTTTGGCTGGGGGGAATTGTGCGGCATCGCGTCCCGGACCAACTATGACTTAAGCCAGCACATGGAGTACTCTTCCAAAGATCTGCAGTATTTTGACGAGGCAACCAGGGAAAAGTACATCCCTTTTGTCATTGAACCCTCTCTGGGGGTTCAGCGTTCCGCTCTGGTATTTTTGTGCGACGCCTATGAAGAAGAAGAGATGAAAGAAGGAGATACCCGGGTGGTACTGCATCTTCACAACCAGTTGGCCCCTGTGAAAATTGCGGTGTTGCCCCTGGCCAAAAAAATTGCCGACAATGCAAAATCTGTCTTTGACAACCTGGTACGGCAACTGGGACTGAACATGGACTTTGATGTCCAGGGCAGCATCGGCAAGCGATACCGCCGCCAGGACGAGGCCGGCACCCCATATTGCGTCACCTTTGACTATGAATCCCTTGATGACAATGCCGTCACCATCCGGGAACGGGATTCCATGGATCAGCAGCGGATGAAGATAGAGGAACTGGTGCCCTTTTTCCGGGAAAAATTTACATATTAA
- a CDS encoding 4Fe-4S dicluster domain-containing protein codes for MAKGKNVKHIINKSWCKGCGICVHFCPKQVLELNSDEKAVAVRPEDCIACKLCELRCPDLAIQILVEEE; via the coding sequence ATGGCAAAAGGAAAAAACGTCAAACACATTATTAACAAGAGCTGGTGCAAGGGGTGCGGCATTTGCGTTCACTTCTGCCCCAAACAGGTTCTGGAACTGAACAGCGATGAAAAAGCTGTGGCAGTCCGCCCTGAAGACTGCATTGCATGTAAGCTTTGTGAACTTCGGTGCCCTGATCTGGCAATTCAAATTTTAGTTGAGGAGGAATAA
- a CDS encoding FprA family A-type flavoprotein, whose protein sequence is MKFQKIVDDIYRLAVNIEDENYLFEGIWPIPHGISINAYLIKGEKNVLIDLTQDIMGFPKAITGQMEGLSLAVEDIDIIVVNHMEPDHAGWLREFCKKNTKGLIYCTKKAVPLLEAFGRVPADRAVAITDGMTLEVGEYELQFFETPNIHWPETMMTYETKRKILFACDAFGSYGKVTEDAIFDDQLSEEKHAFFENEALRYYANIVAAFSGAVLKGLTKLSGLDVKIICPSHGIIWRENPGVIIDHYKRYAEYSKGPAEREITLVWSSMYGSTKSMLNLVVETIRKHKIPVHVYQAPGDDIGYILAGAWKSAGLIFGMPTYEYKVFPPMSHVIDELLVKKVTNKKVFRFGSYGWVGGAQRDFESKIEKSGWDLLGFYEWQGAPTREDEQALVQKIDAFCEELIKFTE, encoded by the coding sequence ATGAAATTTCAAAAAATAGTAGATGATATTTACCGCCTTGCGGTTAACATCGAAGACGAGAATTACCTGTTTGAGGGAATATGGCCCATTCCCCACGGTATTTCAATAAACGCGTATCTGATCAAGGGTGAAAAAAACGTACTCATTGATCTGACCCAGGACATCATGGGGTTTCCCAAGGCCATTACCGGACAGATGGAAGGGCTCTCCCTGGCTGTGGAGGATATTGATATCATCGTGGTAAACCACATGGAGCCGGACCACGCCGGCTGGCTGCGGGAATTTTGTAAAAAGAATACCAAGGGCCTGATTTACTGTACCAAAAAAGCGGTTCCCCTGCTTGAGGCCTTTGGCCGGGTGCCGGCCGACCGGGCCGTGGCCATCACGGACGGCATGACCCTGGAAGTCGGGGAGTACGAACTCCAGTTTTTTGAAACCCCCAACATCCATTGGCCCGAAACCATGATGACCTATGAAACAAAACGGAAAATTTTATTTGCCTGCGACGCTTTTGGTTCATATGGTAAGGTGACGGAGGACGCCATTTTTGACGACCAGCTCTCCGAGGAAAAACATGCTTTTTTTGAAAATGAGGCGTTACGCTATTACGCCAATATTGTCGCCGCATTTTCCGGCGCTGTACTCAAAGGGCTGACCAAACTGTCGGGACTGGATGTAAAGATCATCTGTCCCTCCCACGGGATTATCTGGCGGGAGAACCCCGGCGTAATCATTGACCATTACAAGCGCTATGCAGAGTACAGCAAGGGGCCGGCAGAAAGGGAAATCACCCTGGTTTGGTCCAGCATGTACGGCAGTACAAAGTCCATGCTGAACCTTGTGGTTGAGACCATAAGAAAACACAAGATTCCCGTGCATGTTTACCAGGCCCCGGGCGATGACATCGGCTATATCCTGGCCGGTGCCTGGAAGTCCGCCGGGCTTATTTTCGGCATGCCCACTTACGAGTACAAGGTCTTTCCGCCCATGTCCCATGTGATTGACGAACTGCTTGTAAAAAAGGTGACCAACAAAAAAGTTTTCAGGTTCGGCTCTTATGGATGGGTCGGCGGGGCCCAGCGGGATTTTGAATCCAAAATTGAAAAGTCCGGCTGGGATCTGCTCGGATTTTACGAATGGCAAGGGGCGCCCACCAGAGAGGATGAGCAGGCCCTGGTCCAGAAGATCGACGCCTTTTGCGAGGAACTGATTAAGTTTACCGAGTAG
- a CDS encoding 2-oxoacid:acceptor oxidoreductase subunit alpha, translating to MTKNIQFIPGSDACIEGALYAGCDFFAGYPITPSSEVAEGLAAALPKRGGKFIQMEDEIASMACIIGAALAGKKVMTATSGPGFSLKQEGIGYACMAEVPCVVANIQRGGPSTGNPTHVAQGDTMQARWGSHGDHSIIAMTASNLQDVFKITVEAFNLAEKYRTPVVLMFDESTQHLREKVVIPEPGEIKVVDRIRTNIPVGEQYYPYLTDENGQRPMSDFGAGHRFHVTGLHHNIMGFPDVSPENVNALIHHLVDKIESKANEIAMYKEYYMDDAEYVIVAYGTTTRSALQAAEDYRNQFGIKVGVLELQVVWPFADEIVREKCAGAKAVIVAEMNMGQIVREVKRVVAEPEKVYFSNRVDNQIIKPADIKAAIRMITGKGV from the coding sequence ATGACTAAGAATATTCAATTTATTCCAGGAAGCGATGCTTGCATTGAAGGCGCCCTTTATGCCGGGTGTGACTTTTTTGCAGGTTATCCCATCACGCCGTCATCAGAAGTTGCAGAAGGTCTGGCTGCTGCACTTCCCAAAAGAGGTGGCAAATTTATCCAGATGGAAGACGAAATTGCATCCATGGCCTGTATCATCGGCGCAGCTCTTGCCGGAAAAAAGGTTATGACCGCAACTTCCGGCCCCGGCTTCTCCCTGAAGCAGGAAGGTATCGGATACGCCTGTATGGCTGAGGTCCCCTGTGTTGTTGCAAATATCCAGAGAGGCGGACCATCCACAGGCAACCCCACCCACGTCGCTCAGGGTGACACAATGCAGGCCAGATGGGGATCCCATGGAGATCACAGCATTATTGCCATGACAGCTTCCAACCTCCAGGATGTATTTAAAATTACGGTTGAAGCCTTTAATCTGGCTGAAAAATACCGGACACCTGTTGTTCTGATGTTTGATGAGTCCACCCAGCACCTGAGAGAAAAAGTGGTCATTCCCGAACCCGGCGAGATCAAAGTTGTCGACAGAATCAGAACAAATATTCCCGTAGGTGAACAATACTATCCCTATCTTACCGATGAAAACGGCCAGCGTCCCATGTCCGACTTCGGTGCAGGCCATCGTTTCCACGTCACCGGCCTTCATCATAACATTATGGGCTTTCCCGACGTCAGTCCTGAGAATGTTAACGCTCTGATCCATCATCTGGTAGATAAAATCGAAAGCAAAGCCAACGAAATCGCCATGTACAAAGAGTACTACATGGACGATGCTGAGTATGTCATCGTTGCCTATGGAACAACAACCAGATCCGCCCTTCAGGCTGCCGAAGACTATCGCAATCAGTTTGGCATCAAGGTCGGCGTTTTAGAGCTTCAGGTTGTATGGCCCTTTGCAGATGAGATTGTCAGAGAAAAATGTGCCGGTGCCAAGGCCGTTATTGTAGCTGAAATGAATATGGGCCAGATTGTCAGAGAAGTAAAACGTGTTGTGGCTGAGCCTGAAAAGGTTTACTTCTCTAACCGGGTTGACAACCAAATCATCAAGCCCGCTGATATTAAAGCGGCGATCAGAATGATCACAGGAAAGGGGGTATAG
- a CDS encoding 2-oxoacid:acceptor oxidoreductase family protein: MESTGIVFTASGGQGVITTAIILARAATIFEGKNAIQSQSYGAAARGGATRADILISDGNLYYPKVESADVFVALMQEGYNKYAHLIRPGGLMIVDPRYVKPGNINAKILELPMYDTVVKEIGKPIVYSVCVLGALIGATGICKPESAISVIQDAMPPAFFDMNKKALEIGITLGKEAA, translated from the coding sequence ATGGAATCAACAGGAATTGTTTTTACAGCTTCTGGCGGACAAGGGGTTATCACTACCGCCATTATCCTTGCCAGAGCAGCTACAATCTTTGAGGGCAAAAACGCTATTCAATCACAGAGCTACGGAGCTGCTGCCCGTGGCGGCGCTACCCGTGCCGACATTTTAATTTCAGACGGCAATCTTTATTACCCCAAAGTTGAATCGGCTGATGTTTTTGTCGCCCTGATGCAGGAAGGCTATAATAAATATGCCCACTTGATTCGTCCAGGCGGCCTCATGATAGTCGACCCAAGGTATGTTAAACCTGGCAATATTAATGCCAAGATCCTAGAGTTGCCTATGTATGACACGGTTGTTAAAGAAATCGGAAAACCGATTGTTTACAGTGTTTGTGTACTTGGGGCTCTGATCGGTGCTACAGGCATCTGTAAACCCGAATCAGCTATAAGTGTTATCCAGGATGCCATGCCCCCAGCTTTCTTTGACATGAACAAGAAAGCTCTGGAAATTGGCATTACTCTGGGAAAAGAGGCTGCTTAA
- a CDS encoding glycosyltransferase family 2 protein, translating to MIEQKTDTISVIIPTFNRAWTLKRAVDSALAQDYPHREIIVVDDGSTDGTRDLLAGYKDKIRVLVQENKGVSAARNLGIQESQGSFIALLDSDDAWETNKLSCQAAFFQSKPGAMICQTEEIWIRNGKRVNPKKKHKKPSGMIFEPSLKLCLVSPSAVMIRKQLFEQKGVFNEDFPVCEDYDLWLRVSHDTPVYLIDTPLTVKTGGHGDQLSAGHSQDKYRIQSILNLIESNVLSADQEQVALNVFKEKCRIFANGCMKRGREKEGAYYLMLAAGNK from the coding sequence ATGATAGAGCAAAAAACAGATACGATCAGTGTAATTATTCCCACTTTCAACCGGGCGTGGACCCTGAAAAGGGCTGTTGATTCAGCCCTTGCCCAGGACTATCCGCACAGGGAAATCATTGTGGTGGATGACGGGTCGACAGACGGAACCCGGGACCTGCTGGCTGGATATAAAGATAAAATCCGGGTCCTGGTCCAGGAAAACAAAGGGGTGAGTGCGGCCCGGAACCTTGGAATTCAAGAAAGCCAAGGCAGCTTTATTGCGCTGCTGGACTCCGATGATGCCTGGGAAACGAATAAACTTTCCTGCCAGGCCGCCTTTTTTCAATCCAAACCCGGAGCAATGATCTGCCAGACCGAGGAAATCTGGATCAGAAACGGAAAACGGGTCAATCCAAAGAAAAAACATAAAAAACCGTCGGGCATGATCTTTGAGCCTTCTTTAAAGCTCTGCCTGGTCAGCCCTTCGGCTGTGATGATCAGAAAACAACTCTTTGAGCAAAAGGGGGTATTTAACGAGGACTTTCCGGTATGCGAGGATTACGATCTTTGGTTGCGTGTTTCCCATGACACACCAGTCTATTTGATTGACACCCCCTTAACGGTTAAAACCGGGGGGCATGGGGATCAACTGTCCGCGGGCCACTCCCAGGATAAATACCGGATTCAGTCCATCCTGAATTTGATTGAGTCCAATGTCCTTTCTGCGGATCAGGAACAGGTCGCTTTAAACGTATTTAAAGAAAAGTGCCGGATTTTTGCAAACGGGTGCATGAAACGGGGCCGCGAAAAAGAGGGTGCTTATTACCTGATGCTTGCTGCAGGTAATAAGTGA
- a CDS encoding CoB--CoM heterodisulfide reductase iron-sulfur subunit B family protein gives MKYALFSGCRTGFDIPQHPKSAKAVLSRLNVEVEELDFGCCGYPVKEKNMDAFLLLAIRNLAIAQAHNLPVLTLCKCCFGSLKQAEYHFKNDPDKQAMINWLLQKEGLYYDGGVKIHHMLTLLDREIDQDLIRQSITRPLDGIKVAPSYGCHALRPSTITGFDEHPDAPTIFERIITLTGAEPVNWSKRLECCGNPLLDKNTPLADGFILAKYETAEQEGADIICTACNYCHMQFEHGRKLILKSGSSTPLPAILLTQLLGRAMGLEKGWTGA, from the coding sequence ATGAAGTACGCGCTATTCTCAGGATGCAGAACCGGATTTGACATTCCCCAGCACCCAAAGTCTGCCAAAGCAGTTTTATCCAGGCTCAATGTTGAGGTGGAAGAGCTTGATTTTGGCTGTTGCGGATACCCTGTTAAAGAGAAAAATATGGATGCCTTTCTTTTGCTGGCCATACGGAACCTGGCCATCGCCCAGGCCCATAATCTGCCTGTACTGACCCTGTGCAAGTGCTGTTTCGGCTCCCTTAAACAGGCAGAATATCATTTTAAAAATGATCCCGACAAACAAGCCATGATCAACTGGCTATTGCAAAAGGAAGGACTGTATTATGACGGGGGTGTCAAAATCCATCACATGCTGACCCTGCTGGACCGGGAGATCGATCAAGACCTTATACGTCAAAGCATCACCCGTCCCCTTGACGGGATAAAAGTGGCCCCAAGCTACGGCTGTCATGCGCTGCGTCCCTCAACCATCACCGGGTTCGATGAGCACCCCGATGCACCGACGATATTTGAACGGATTATCACACTGACCGGGGCGGAACCTGTAAACTGGTCCAAACGCCTGGAATGCTGCGGCAATCCCTTATTGGATAAAAACACCCCTCTGGCCGATGGCTTTATCCTGGCAAAATATGAAACAGCAGAACAGGAAGGGGCGGATATAATCTGTACGGCATGTAATTATTGCCACATGCAATTTGAACACGGCCGGAAGCTTATCCTGAAATCCGGATCAAGCACCCCCCTTCCCGCCATTCTTCTTACACAATTGCTGGGCCGGGCCATGGGGCTTGAAAAGGGTTGGACAGGGGCATAA
- a CDS encoding 2-oxoacid:ferredoxin oxidoreductase subunit beta encodes MSDTQFDVKKYIRAQFFPHMWCPGCGHGIVMSALLRAIDDLGLKNDDVSVVSGIGCSSRISGYLDFNTAHTMHGRALPTATGVKLANPNLKVIVPFGDGDSTAIGGNHFIHACRRNIDITAIVMNNRIYGMTGGQYSPMSGCGVKASTAPYGVPDRAFDLVELAKGAGATFVARTTVYHAKEAQNTIKKAIEHKGFSVVEILSMCPTQFGRKNKAGEAPQMMEWYKEATVPMGSKKLEENPDLIQRGVFVDEDVPEYCEVYQTNVIDKVMKKG; translated from the coding sequence ATGAGCGATACACAATTTGATGTAAAAAAATATATCCGGGCCCAATTTTTCCCCCATATGTGGTGTCCGGGTTGTGGACACGGTATTGTCATGAGCGCATTGCTCAGGGCGATTGATGATCTGGGACTGAAAAACGACGATGTCTCCGTAGTTTCAGGTATCGGGTGTTCCTCAAGAATCTCCGGTTATCTGGATTTCAACACCGCACATACCATGCACGGCAGAGCCCTTCCCACGGCTACAGGCGTTAAGCTTGCCAACCCCAACCTGAAAGTTATTGTCCCCTTTGGTGACGGTGACTCCACGGCCATCGGCGGCAACCACTTCATCCATGCCTGCAGAAGAAATATCGATATTACCGCCATCGTCATGAACAACCGGATCTACGGTATGACCGGCGGACAGTATTCCCCCATGTCCGGATGTGGTGTAAAAGCAAGTACCGCCCCCTATGGTGTTCCCGATCGTGCCTTTGATCTGGTGGAACTGGCCAAAGGCGCAGGTGCCACTTTTGTTGCAAGAACTACCGTTTACCATGCCAAAGAAGCCCAGAATACAATCAAAAAAGCCATTGAACACAAAGGCTTTTCAGTAGTTGAAATTCTGTCCATGTGCCCAACCCAATTCGGCAGAAAGAACAAGGCCGGTGAGGCGCCCCAGATGATGGAATGGTACAAGGAAGCAACCGTACCCATGGGGTCCAAAAAACTGGAAGAGAATCCCGACCTGATTCAACGCGGCGTTTTTGTTGATGAAGATGTTCCCGAATACTGCGAAGTTTACCAAACAAACGTCATTGACAAGGTAATGAAGAAAGGATAG
- a CDS encoding response regulator, whose amino-acid sequence MNSKKAFTGGYYILLVEDDKMSQVVVEGMIKKLNLGRVEIAENGKEALKMFCSHRFDLILMDGEMPEMSGIDAALAIRAIEKDKDLSRTPIIALTAHTTEEDKALFLNNGMDEFLKKPLSPTRLNQAVQNVILQRSFEAKPQKSRDLETTIDLQQLNRIMAGNKSLLDNCLQTFESTYPPLLSKMTACIEKNEYDELKENAHRLKGMLKYLAAHNAATLAEQLESQGGTGNPTSANLTVQVQALDDECLKIIDRVKQVLVDNFS is encoded by the coding sequence ATGAATAGTAAAAAAGCGTTTACCGGTGGGTATTATATTTTACTGGTTGAAGATGACAAAATGAGTCAGGTGGTTGTCGAAGGCATGATTAAAAAGTTGAATTTAGGCCGGGTTGAAATTGCAGAAAACGGCAAAGAGGCTCTAAAGATGTTTTGTTCCCATCGCTTTGACCTTATTTTAATGGATGGGGAGATGCCGGAAATGAGCGGCATTGATGCAGCTCTTGCAATCAGAGCCATTGAAAAGGACAAAGATCTGTCACGAACACCGATCATTGCTCTGACAGCCCATACCACAGAGGAGGACAAGGCGCTTTTTTTAAATAACGGTATGGATGAGTTTTTGAAAAAACCCCTGAGCCCAACACGGTTAAACCAGGCAGTTCAAAATGTTATCCTGCAGAGAAGTTTTGAGGCAAAACCCCAAAAGAGCCGGGATTTAGAAACCACTATAGATCTGCAGCAACTAAACCGGATCATGGCAGGCAATAAATCTCTTTTAGACAATTGCCTGCAGACCTTCGAATCCACCTATCCACCTCTCTTGTCCAAGATGACTGCGTGCATTGAAAAAAATGAGTATGATGAATTAAAAGAAAATGCACATCGTTTGAAGGGAATGTTGAAATACTTAGCAGCCCATAATGCCGCCACTCTGGCAGAACAACTCGAATCACAGGGAGGTACCGGGAACCCTACAAGCGCCAATCTCACTGTTCAGGTCCAGGCGTTAGATGATGAGTGCCTGAAAATCATAGACAGAGTCAAACAGGTATTGGTGGACAATTTTTCCTGA
- a CDS encoding gamma carbonic anhydrase family protein, with translation MTLYSYKNIAPEVHDSVFIAPGAKVIGDVQIGPDSSVWFQTVLRGDVAEIRIGERTNIQDLCMGHVARETPLIIGNDVTIGHNCCVHGCTIGDRCLIGMGAVLLNNSVIGEGCVIAAGTVVLEKTIIPPYSLVTGSPGKVKRAYENREEIDQMMKKASHNYLGHAREYSSTDLFYEMKK, from the coding sequence ATGACACTGTATTCATACAAAAATATTGCGCCGGAGGTCCACGACTCTGTTTTTATAGCGCCTGGTGCCAAGGTTATAGGTGATGTGCAGATCGGCCCGGATTCTTCAGTCTGGTTTCAAACGGTTCTCAGGGGAGATGTCGCTGAAATCCGCATTGGTGAACGCACAAATATTCAGGATCTTTGCATGGGCCATGTGGCCAGGGAGACTCCTTTGATCATCGGAAACGACGTCACCATCGGCCATAACTGCTGTGTACACGGATGCACGATTGGGGACCGCTGTCTGATCGGTATGGGCGCCGTTCTCTTGAACAACAGCGTGATCGGGGAAGGCTGCGTCATTGCCGCCGGCACCGTTGTCCTGGAAAAAACGATCATTCCGCCATATTCACTTGTTACAGGGTCGCCGGGCAAAGTAAAAAGAGCTTACGAGAACCGGGAAGAGATTGATCAGATGATGAAAAAAGCCTCGCATAACTATCTGGGACACGCCAGGGAGTATAGTTCCACGGATCTGTTTTATGAGATGAAAAAATAA
- a CDS encoding 4Fe-4S dicluster domain-containing protein codes for MPLYDLLTGFNLYTWSFSIASAVFLIGIIYRIIGFFRLSIGPQRTGFTTTSRINAFLLGLSGILVSPVRILHLFKAVLLDVVLQLPLMRQNFLKWFMHICIYWGFAGLFFFHALEGYVSEVIFPGYQSTLSPFMFLRNIAGVMVMVGVGIAIYRRKTNFRLKQISRHRDYLAIALLGLIMISGFGLEAAKIISSGIFYDMVEEYGSLDEEELPALKAVWQEEFNVQFPGEVVQVTPELMEEGRILNEDNCTVCHSNPKEAFVSYPLSIAMKPVAGFFNRHRLDALILKIHFLSCFFGLAYLPFSKFLHILTTPVSLIISGIAGQQIERDENKATRRVFDLSACTECGTCTSHCAVGPLYEIFDNPWVFPSERVIRIRESAWGRPMDPESRDAFSQGSFICTMCNKCSQLCPAGLNLQDIWKATRDRLEMESLPDPVIRIRELLKKHESKKPALDTPLVIKPGENPVVESLKKSFQGATFSNCYTCLICTNSCPVVAVTGETREFGSAPHQVIHALVLGQTELAKDASIVWNCLTCYKCQENCPQGVRITDIFYQLKNIVHHQEFGI; via the coding sequence ATGCCATTGTATGATTTATTAACCGGTTTCAATCTTTATACCTGGAGCTTTTCTATTGCGTCGGCAGTGTTCCTCATCGGAATCATTTACAGGATTATTGGGTTTTTCCGGTTAAGCATCGGACCGCAGCGGACCGGATTTACTACGACAAGCCGCATCAACGCGTTTTTGTTGGGCCTGTCCGGTATCCTGGTCTCACCTGTCCGGATTCTTCATCTTTTCAAGGCGGTTCTTCTGGATGTCGTGCTTCAATTGCCGCTGATGCGCCAGAATTTTCTGAAGTGGTTTATGCACATCTGTATTTACTGGGGGTTTGCAGGGTTATTTTTCTTCCATGCCCTTGAAGGCTATGTCAGCGAAGTGATTTTCCCAGGTTACCAATCCACCCTGAGCCCTTTTATGTTCCTTCGAAATATCGCCGGTGTCATGGTGATGGTGGGGGTGGGCATTGCCATATATCGCAGGAAAACCAATTTTCGTTTAAAACAGATCAGCAGGCACCGGGATTACCTGGCAATCGCCCTGCTTGGACTCATCATGATATCCGGTTTTGGCCTGGAAGCCGCCAAGATCATCTCTTCCGGTATATTTTACGACATGGTGGAGGAATATGGTTCCTTGGACGAGGAGGAACTTCCGGCGCTTAAGGCCGTATGGCAGGAAGAGTTCAATGTCCAGTTCCCCGGGGAGGTCGTCCAGGTCACCCCGGAACTCATGGAAGAAGGACGTATCCTGAATGAAGACAATTGTACAGTTTGCCACTCCAATCCAAAGGAGGCCTTTGTATCCTATCCTCTCTCCATTGCCATGAAACCTGTTGCCGGTTTTTTCAACAGGCACCGCCTGGATGCACTGATACTGAAGATCCACTTTTTAAGCTGTTTTTTTGGCTTGGCCTACCTGCCTTTCAGCAAGTTCCTGCATATCCTGACAACGCCGGTAAGCCTTATAATTTCAGGGATTGCAGGCCAGCAAATAGAACGCGATGAGAATAAGGCCACCCGCCGGGTTTTTGATCTTTCCGCCTGCACCGAGTGCGGCACCTGCACCAGCCATTGTGCCGTGGGACCTTTATATGAAATTTTTGACAACCCGTGGGTGTTTCCCTCGGAACGTGTAATCCGCATCCGGGAATCTGCATGGGGACGGCCGATGGATCCTGAATCAAGGGATGCCTTTTCCCAGGGCAGTTTTATCTGCACCATGTGCAACAAATGCTCCCAGCTCTGTCCTGCCGGACTGAATCTGCAGGATATATGGAAAGCAACCAGGGATCGGCTGGAGATGGAATCTCTTCCGGATCCCGTTATCCGGATAAGGGAACTTCTCAAAAAACATGAATCTAAAAAGCCCGCACTTGACACGCCTTTGGTGATCAAACCCGGGGAAAACCCTGTGGTTGAATCCTTGAAAAAATCCTTCCAGGGGGCTACGTTTTCAAACTGTTACACTTGCCTGATCTGTACCAATTCATGCCCGGTGGTCGCTGTTACAGGCGAAACCCGGGAGTTCGGATCAGCACCCCACCAGGTCATCCATGCCCTTGTTCTGGGGCAAACCGAACTGGCAAAGGATGCCTCCATTGTCTGGAACTGCCTGACCTGTTATAAATGCCAGGAAAATTGTCCCCAGGGGGTAAGGATTACCGATATTTTTTACCAACTTAAAAACATAGTACACCATCAGGAATTTGGAATATGA